Proteins from a genomic interval of Kitasatospora kifunensis:
- a CDS encoding ATP-binding protein: MPETLNQLPIATAMEPTWLARSDHAPARARRLLLEFLSGVRGGERFADKGRLLVSELVTNALVHATRHDQKIRLRLEVDGDQLWITVEDASDQVPQQRKDTDGESGRGLLLVEALSDAWGWGPREGIGKQVWCVCSPDPAVR; encoded by the coding sequence ATGCCGGAAACGCTCAACCAACTGCCCATCGCCACCGCCATGGAGCCGACCTGGCTCGCCAGGAGCGACCACGCCCCGGCCAGGGCCAGACGGCTCCTGCTCGAATTCCTGTCGGGTGTGCGGGGCGGCGAGCGCTTCGCCGACAAGGGCCGGCTGCTGGTCAGCGAGCTGGTCACCAACGCACTGGTCCACGCGACGAGGCATGACCAGAAGATCCGACTGCGCCTGGAGGTGGACGGGGACCAGCTGTGGATCACCGTGGAGGACGCCTCCGACCAGGTGCCGCAACAGCGCAAGGACACCGACGGGGAGTCCGGTCGAGGCCTGCTTCTGGTGGAGGCGCTGTCCGATGCCTGGGGCTGGGGTCCGCGCGAGGGCATCGGCAAACAGGTCTGGTGCGTGTGCTCCCCCGACCCGGCGGTGCGGTAG